Sequence from the Maniola jurtina chromosome 23, ilManJurt1.1, whole genome shotgun sequence genome:
atgactacttcggaacgtattttcacggactcggatcggatgagtgcgttaCTGCTCCAAAGAGTGTTAGTAAAAGATGTTTATTCATATAGTTCTACACTACACTACACTAGGCTATTGCCGCTCAAAACAGCACACCGcttcgtgataaaaagtagccatccATCgccggatgcaagctatctcttctGTATCATTCGCAAggatcggttaaacggatgggccgtgaaacagacagacagatagacgcaCTTTCATATTTATCACAATTTATAATGTTTATACCTAGTATGGGTAAATCGcttattttctattattttattgaaaagacACATAAAATAGGTTGtaactcaaaaaatattaaatatataaataatagattAGGATCCTTTATAATTCCAGTAACCAAAACGCTAGATAAAACTtagtgttattattatactaccatcataaccatagacttacaattttttcatGATCATAACATAATTCAATGCCAATAACTATTTGCCTTTGTATAACGTGCACAACTAGGGTCAATACCCtacctacgacgtggcattgacttcgagtgacctatttacggaacgttcgttgacctttagcgtcaatcagatgttttatttgcaaactactaataataaaaattcagaGTTTAAAAAAACGTAGTTTTTTTTACGGTGTcctatcagtaatcatcagtactatcacctgtcttcgttttttctagagttctggttacaccctgtatatgttCTAGACATGGGTGGTGATGGGGGTGCTGCTGAATATGGTGGGGCAGGGCATGGTGCTGAGTTTCCCCTCCATCCTGCTGCCGGCCATCCAGGCTCCCGACTCCGACATACGAGCTGATCTGCATGTTGGAtcttgggtaggtaggtaccttggCGTCATGAGTAAtattcatacttccatactaatatgcgaaagtgtatctgtctgtctgtaggtctgtctgtctcaataactctaaactaaaaatcatttatttaaagtggGTACcacaccttttgatagtcagaattgttagttTGTAAGACGATATAGTGGtgaatggtgataattaattacgtgtatacttaaataaatctaaaGCTACGTTCCAAACGCGCCGAGGTCTAAGAAGgtcccacaacaaactcagccaggtattatttttaacatcaTTACTTCACATAGTCAGTCGCTTGGCCATCAGGCTGTACAAGTGCGTATCGACAGACTTCGCATcgtatctttgagaacattagaatagaatagaatagatttttattcaaatagagtTTTACAgatgtttttgaatcgtcaaataatttaccactggttcggaatgccgttcctaccgagaagaacagcaagaaactcagcggttgctcttttcaatccTTCAATTTAGAATATATAATTACAATTATGTAGGCAGGTACAagtaactctcaggcatgcaggtgtactcaagatatttttcttcaccgttaaagcaaatgataatGTCCGGTACCACTCGTTTCTCTTCAAGGCGCGAAGAAAAGGCAAAGGTCAGAATTAAAGTCGCTCTCCCATttagttacttaattttttacatGTATTTTTGTTCCAGCCTCATGTGTAGGCATATCCGGTATTCCCGCTTTACTAATATTGTCATTCTTGATGGATTGGTGCGGCAGGAAGAAAGctcaaatcatcatcatggtacCCGGAATCATCGGTTGGACATTAATATACTTATCCTCGAATATCACCACCCTGATAATAGGAAGAGTCTTATGTGGCTTCACAGGAGGCGCTTCGCTTACCATAGGAGCAGTCATAATTGGCGAGTATACCAGCCCGAAGAATAGAGGGATGTTTTTAAATCTCAAAACCACAGCTGTTTGTTTTGGGAATATGATTGTTCATATCTTCGGCAATTTCTTAGTCTGGAAATACGTAGCGCTTGTGGCATTAGTACCCCATATTATAGCAGTTTGTATAATTCTCACATGGCCTGAAAGTCCAGCTTGGCTGGTTTCGAAAAAGAGATTTAAATCTAGTGAGAAGTCTTTTTACTGGCTTCGAGGTACAAGTTCTGATTCAAGACGGGAAATAGAAGCATTGACCCAagcacaaaaggaaaaaataacaTTTGAAAACTCATCGTCTATATCTGAAAAAATGACAGGATTTTGCAAAAAAGATTTCCTAAAACCAATGCTGGTCATGGTC
This genomic interval carries:
- the LOC123877229 gene encoding facilitated trehalose transporter Tret1-like isoform X1 produces the protein MLGAAHLANNMVSPAVKQTWVVMGVLLNMVGQGMVLSFPSILLPAIQAPDSDIRADLHVGSWVASCVGISGIPALLILSFLMDWCGRKKAQIIIMVPGIIGWTLIYLSSNITTLIIGRVLCGFTGGASLTIGAVIIGEYTSPKNRGMFLNLKTTAVCFGNMIVHIFGNFLVWKYVALVALVPHIIAVCIILTWPESPAWLVSKKRFKSSEKSFYWLRGTSSDSRREIEALTQAQKEKITFENSSSISEKMTGFCKKDFLKPMLVMVFSGLLLEASGRHIFPAYAIQIIREVTGNTTDSFYYTLGIDLIITVSALFSSALVRVLKRRTLLFSSGFAALFILACVCIYLYLTANGIMSKNRPWIPILLFCGYFILSNLGCTPIPLAFLGELFPLAYRSVGSNLSGVLLSLYLMIGMQVTPFLLVGVKVYGTFAVFGSATGLALVVLCFILPETKDRTLQEIEDYFNFGEFKNVTDNDEELKIKMIAHQK